Part of the Toxotes jaculatrix isolate fToxJac2 chromosome 1, fToxJac2.pri, whole genome shotgun sequence genome, ACTGAAGTCTCTCAGAAGTTGGACCTGCCCAGAAAACCACCAATGGAACCAGAAGGATTCTTATCAGATCCTCCACCACCTCAACTGGCTGACATGTCTGAGCTCCTCACCCTGTTTCTGACGGTGAGCATTTCAGCTGCTTGTATCCACAATCTCATTCTGTCAGTCATTATCCAAAGCTCATGACCATAGGTGAGGAAGTAGATTAAGAGATAAATTGAGACCGAGACCTGGTTTTCACCAACATGATCCAGTATAACTCCCACATCACTCCTGACGTCGCACTAATTGAGTCAGTCAGGCCAACAGAACCATGTCATCTGCAAAGAGGAGAGAATCAGGACAGAATCTGCAATGCTCCACCTGGAGCCAAGGTCTAACAATTGGTTGGAGCCTCCTTTCACTCTGGCATAATCTTTCCTCGGGAGGCTGAGCAGCGTGATACCCTGATAACTGGACTGCATCTTGGTCCAGATTTTTAAAAGTGGAAACCACCACAGTCCACAGGCACTGTCCCCAACCTCCATGTGACACTGAAGAGGTGTGCCAGCTAAGACAGCCCAACAATGTCCACATCTAATGACTGAAATGTATTGCTCAAACATAAACAATGTCACCATGGTATAGCTGTCTgactgaatcttttttttttgtcagacatacagtatattcacaGCAATTTACACTTAAGTTTTTAGGCAATTAGCTTTCTGCCTGGCTCTGTTCAGGACTGTCTCACCCACTGTGTTGAAAACAGGCCCACAACGTTACATAGACAAGCTCAAGGATGTGGTTGTGAGCTACACTTGGCCTTGGCTACATGGAAGTCAAAATATTAGCCACAGATGTAGTGTTTAGGTCCTGGACCGCACCTATGACAGATGCACATGTGTCCACACACAATTAAGCTGTGGTTGGTTTTGAAGGTTATATAATCAGTGTTAGTATGATGGCAAGTTTACATACATTAGTCAACTATAACTGTGCACACAGTTACTGTTACTGATTTTATGAACAGTTTCATCATGCATGCTAAACGTATAGCCAACGTATACCTGAGTAGTATTAGATGATACCATAGATGTAGTAGCTTGTAATTAGTGTGGCATTAAGCAACATAGACAAATGAATGCAGGCAGTTTTTCTGTATTGTGAGAGGACAAAAGTTGAATGCTGCCTCacagtgttttcttgtttgctaGTAAAGCACTGCTGAGCAGTTGCTTATTGTTCCTATGCCACCAGTCATGCTTTAAATGGTCAGTAGCACAACTGTGTCAGAGGAAACACATCATGAAAGCCTAAACCAGTCTAAATGGTTTTCATAGCAGTATCAGCACGCTGATGGGGGATTTAATCTGTATTAAGCCTCCACATCTGACTGTCTGAGGCGGTCTATAGATTATCTAGATGCCCTCAATTTAGCTCTGGTACAGTAACTCACTCACTGAGACTGTTTtcataaatgaaacaaaaaaaggaaagaaaaacaccgCTTGTTATTTAGATCCCGGTAGCAATGAGATAGGGACACTGCAAAGCATAAAaagaccgagagagagagagagagagagagagagagagagaggcgcgCGGAGATCTCGGCTGCCTGAGACTGCTCACCATGCGCTTGCGACAAATGCTAACCCTCAGGCAGGGTACAGgtctacagagagagagacagagtcctCTCAGCAGCAATTCCTGTTTGCCAGTATCAGGAAGAAGTTGTCCTCTTGGTCTCctctctggctgctgctgttgcagctctctctctctctctctctctctctctctctctctctctctctcgctctctctctctctcacacacacacacaaacacacacacactgacgcacAGTCACGCACAGAGGATCGGTTATGTGATGGGAGTTGGAGCGGAGCCCGGGAGAGCTTTCCTGCGCCTGGGAAGCGGgatgatgatgaacagcaggtTTTTGCCGCTGACAGGGAAGTTCGGTGTCTTCTCACAGAGAAGCTCCGCTCTGGGGGATCACTGAGAGATTCAAATGACTTGTTTTGACTTATTTGCTGTAGAAATATTCCTTCTTGTCTCTGCGCTGAAATGTGGTTTTATTAATTATGCTCCAGTTCACCTTCGGATTGTACATGCTGGCTGGCTGATGCTGAGGCTGCCTCTGGATTGTGGCTCTTCTCTGCCCATATTTGGAATTATTTGAGCAGGCAGTTAACCTCACATCCAGGTGACCCTCTCATGTCCGTGCTGAGCTGGACTAGCCTTGCTGTGACATGGAAACAACGGGACTCTACAGCCTCCTTTATTACTTCATTCTCAATTCGCCCTTTATTACTTGTGCAAATGGTAAGTGAGACCCCTGAGAGGAGGGCAGATGACATGGtgacagtttaaaatgtatctgtagTAGCAGGACGTCTGAAGGATTAACATGCACGCTGTACCATTTCTCCATCTGGTAGAGTAGCTGGAGAATTGTAACTGTGCAAAAGGAAATAttgaaaacaaacataataaCCCAGCTGTGCCCACGTCACAGCAAAAGATGGAGAAATGCTTTCCATTATGTGATTAAATAAAGCCTGAGGCAGACTGTAGATCATGACAGTTAATGGGGAATATAGGAAGTGAGCTTAAAACACAGGAAGTCTGAATGATGGCATGAAAATAAATCGTCAAACTCCTATTGTGTTAGGCTCATGGTGGGTGTTAGAGCAACAGTTTCATTAATCTGTGCTTTTGCTACCTTGCCTCTTTCCCTGTTCCCCTTCATACACCAAAGCTGCATTTACTGAAGTCCCTAAAGATGTGAGtgtgggggagggagaggatgtGGAGATGCCCTGCGCCTTCAAGGCTGTCAGTTCAGCGCCCATGTCTTTGGAGATCCAGTGGTGGTACCAGAAGGAGGATGTGCCTAAAGAACTGCCTCATGAGCTGCAGATTAGCAGCCTGGCCAACAGAGCTAAGGTAACCACAACATTACTTACAGGTTATACATAACAGAGGAACTGTTTGTGCGTTGAGCTGCCTTATATGACTTGCACATATTTTTCGTTCATATTACTGGAAACAAACTGCATCTGAGCACCTGAACCATGATATCTTTTCAGCACATTCTGTTATTCAGGAGCTGAAATTCTGATTACATGGATAGATGTAAGTTGCACATGTAAATCTGCCAGAGATCAACATTTGTACACTCTGCATGCATTTACATTGGTCTGTATTTGTAAATCCACAGGCTGTAAATATCTGTAAATTCCTTCTTGATATAAgcctgaagcagagtatttttTGATCTTCAAGAAGTTCCGTTTCTCTACATTTTAATAGTAATAATCACCACTGTTTGAagcttttgctttttgtgaGCTACTGTACAAATCTAAAGCCTACATCCTGCAGTATATCAGCTTATCCTAAGAAGGCATGATATGATTCTGACCTTGGCTACagcatttgtttgtctttacGATTAGACTGAATCCAGGGAGTATGTGCATTGCTCAGGATGAGGGGAATGTCACTCTGAATGCAGAAAGGGCACTTGTTGGTTATCAGCACCATTACATTCCTCTCAGGTCCACTGGCTAAAACCGCCATGATAGGATAATGTGGTAGGACGCAGAGGGAATTATTTTTTCCCTTCAGCATGACAAATCAGTTGGAGTTGTTTTCAGTCATCTGAGGAGAAGTCAGGGACAGTCACATCTGTGGCGTCTCCTCTGTGGTTAGCAAACTAAAACATGCAGGAGGGgtaaagagagcagaggaaaaggcgagagaaagagagagagagaggttatcAATGGTGTCTTTCAGAAATGTACACAACCAGCTCTGCtcatgctgttttctctctccactgaatgaaagaaaaatcttgTGTTGTTGTGCATGTTTTAATCATATGATAGATGATGTTTTGTTAACGGATAAACATGTTGTATACCTGTGATTCACAACGCTTTATCTTTTCAGGTTGCTCCAAGGGGACCCACAAAAATAAGTGTAAGTAACCAGTTTATTGTTTGATTGAAGATTGTTGACTCCTATTCCTCACGTATCACACAGGGGACACAGGGCTTTTGAGGGATTATATTCATATTTGTTTGACAGAAATATACTTGGAACAtcctcagagaaagaaaatatctACCTGACATGCAGGTGTGCATAATGATTAAATGGTGGAATGTACTATTTTCACCAGTGATGGATATGcttgtcattttttctgtgttgtttcctCTTTTGACAGGACATAGACTTCCATAGAATCATTACTGGAAAATTAAAGTGTGATTTATAAATCCACACTTCTGTCCCACGTTTTATCATAGAATTTTTTTAGACCTGTAAAAACCTTCTTTTAGACCTGTAAAATAGAGTTGGTGTTACACACGCTGTGGCAAATTGAACTTTGATAATATTATAAATCTGTGGTACTGAAGTGTGCCCCTTACTGGTTATAATTGAGGCTCGAAGAACTAATGTGTCGGTCTGCTGAGCAGCTAATACAGGGTCATGtgttggtgctttttttttatgcctgtGCCTCCACCTCCGGTCATAAAACAGAGCTGCCCTTATTAAGCTGATGATGAATGCATACTAAAACTGACAGTAGTTCAAGCATTACCGTTTGCCATATGTCTGTAtgtacttttctctctgtgagtcCAGACTGTGCGTGTTCAGGGCAACGCCATCTCCCATCGCCTCAGCCTGTCCAAGGTGAAGAAGGAAGATGAGGGGGTGTACGAGTGCCGCGTATCGGACCTGTGGGCCGACGAGACTCAGGAATTTACGGTCCACGCCACGCTGCACGTCATGCAGGGTGATGGCATGGTGGCTGAGGAAGCTGTGTCGCACATCCAGAACCGCTGGCTGCTGAGGAATGCCATCACAGCCCTGGGAGGAGGCACAGCTGGGAGGGCCACCTCGGATCCCGGCCAGGGCCTGATGGGAGGTCCGAGATTAGGGCAGGGAAAGCACCGGGTGCCTCAGCAGGCCCAGCCCGGTCTCCTCCCCTCCATGTTGTCCACCACCACTTCGGTGGCCAAGTCGTCAGCCTCACCACCGCCAGGGAACACTGGCATCCTCCGACAGCAGCATGGAGCTGGTGAGTTAGAGTTGTTGGGGCGATGGGGGTGAGGGGCAGGGGCTTAAACAGAGCCACAGTGACACCAAGTGGTGGTAGATGGAGGGCCCAGCTCAGCAGTCTGTACAGTGTGAGTTGTGCTGTGCTGGTCTGTATCTGTCTCAGGGTTCAACTGTCTAAGTAACTCAAATCTGAGCAAAAgtgctgttgtttctctttgGCAGGGacattttatctttgtgttgttgtgaagaTATTTCAGGCTGAGGTCAGCTCCACCTACTGCTACATAATGCACAACTACATGTCTGGGGTCTGAACATCATTGACTATTTGGCCATCTTTGGaaataagagacagagaaacagtgtgTAGAGGGACATAAGATAAATGTAATATTAAGTGTGTTATGTTTGTAATTTATTAGTTTGGCAGTGACTCCCCTGAGCACTAACCTTTTTCTGCAGTGTTCTGCATCTACATGCTTCTGCTTGTGAAAAACAGATGACAGCTTGTCATGTTATCATAACATGGTAATgtcattaaaattacatttgctGAGGGAACATTCTCTTTGTCGCAAGAACATATTCAGCATTGGTGGCAGTCCAGCATGAATCTTTCTGCAttcataaatactgtatgtgtcctCTCTATGTTGTTCATATGCTTGAATATGAGTGCAATCACCCATCACAGCATACACAGCATTCACAGCATTCTCCATCATCTGATCCAGTGCTCCAGTCACACCTTTTCCACACTTTTTAAATCAGGGGAGCATTTAGGTtgacctgagtatgaatgtgtgACACCTATTTATGACTATACTTCTGCCAGCAGCATGGCAGATGGTAGGGGATGGGTGGGAGCAAGAGGGGGTGGAGAGCTGTAATCTACCTCCCCATagctcttctcttctccctgcCCCAGTTCTGTTTGATGAAGTGTACTTGTGAACAATTAAAAGTCTCTGAAGTCTTGTGAAGGCTTGCCAGATGCAGGCTCCCCTGATGCAGGGAGCAGTCAGTCAGCTGGTGGACTGTACCACAGACACCGTCTGCATGAGTTCCACAGAGATACTATGTGCTGACTCCCACATTTCTACTTCCACGTGCTGGTATTATGTTATGTTAAATGACATGGCTGAGTGAGAGGTGTTGGAGGTATTAGAGCTGATATCTTTTAAAGGTCTGAtgtctgcttttctgtgtgtgtatgctgaaTTCTGCTGTGTCATTTCAGGACACTGTCAGTCCACTCTTCTCACAGCTTTGATCAGTCTTTCAGAGGCTCCTCACAGGGACAAGAGAGAGGACGCTATTATGTCCCATGTGGTTGCATAGCCTTTTATTAGACTGTCAGTCTGTAAAGAAATATTAGCCAAAGACTCAGGCAGTAATAGTTTAAGGATGTTGTCAAACCAGCCCTGCTACTGACATCATCCCTGATATACTTCATTTTTGGATGACAGATTCATTACAAGGTCATAAATACGCTTTTGATCTAtggtaaatatttttatttaattatgaCACTTTCTTGCCAGTTTTAAATGAACAAAGTGAACATATTactttgtttgcatgtgtcaaAATATGATTGATGATTGTAGGAgcagattttcttcttttcatatttgcaaaaatgtgtgtgtttcagggagtcttttttttttttttttttttttttgttttttttgttacagttgAGCTGAAGTAACGTGCGCCCATCTCTGGTTAttgcagacatttgaaaacagTGCAGTGTTTAGACTGGTCAGGACAGGTACTAACAATGCAGTTGGTTTTCAGACAGCTACAGCAACATTTGCTCCAGGCAGTTATAATGAGGAAAGCCCTCTGGACACCAAATATGTGTCAgagcagtgaaacaaaaaatacaatatcTGGCCACAGAAACTGTGACTTATCAGTGTGTTTTAGTTCAAATGTCCTGCAGGACGGGCAGGTCCACCCTGCACACTGACCACCAGCAGACTACTCCAGTGAGAAATGGCAGCAAATCCAGATCTGTGTCCTACTGGACACAGTTTTCATGTATCTGTATTCTGTATCTATGTACTCCTCAGTAAGCCCTGAGCCAAAGCCAAAGCAGTGATTAATAAGGAAGTTCAGGAAGTTTTATGTAACCTACATCTGTTGGTTGTATTCTGGATGATTGCTGATGCAGTACATAAAACCTCAGAGTTAGAAACTTGACTTCCATTATGTCAGGCCTGATCTCTTAAAGCCTGATCACTTAATATCAGCTGCTTGATGACAAAATGTTGATGTGCgcttacatttattttgtgtctcaACCCCTGAGTACGGCATAGTACTTGATGATTTATATGTTGTGCTCTCTAGTGATGCTGCTTTGACTGTAGTGGCAAAATTGTATGAAACAGAACgacagtgacagtaaaacatGCATGGTAAAGTGATGACCCCTCTGACAGATTAAAGTCGTCTGCGTGAATGTGGAAGTTAttcagtcaaactgaaattgTTCATGATGTCAGCTTTAATGTACCTGTTCTGTCCCACTCAGCCAGTGTGTGAAAACGCTGTGACTTGTTGCTTTGTAATCAGATGAACAACATGGAATTCTAACAGTGGAATTTTGGCCAGGAAGCCTTTGCAGAGATGAGAGATCTGCTGTTTGGCAGGCCACTCGGTGTCCAGTAGTCCCTGGCAGGGCCTTTGTTGGTCTGCCGGATGGGATGCTGAAACACCAGGGTTTAGTTAAAGCAAAAGTGATTTCCTGAAACAGAGACTTGTTGATTTAGTTTTGCACAGTTAAAATTTTATTAGCTACTAACTATTAACAATCCAGAAATACAGATGAAAAGACATTAAACAAAACTTAACTTATTGAGATTGTACCTTTTAATTCTGTTACCATATTTTCAACATCTTATGGGTTGTTGGTCATCTCCTGGACACATTTCTTGTCAGAAGCAGATAGAAAGTAAAACCCTCTCCAGCCTGagcttcagcaacagcagcttgtTTACTTCTGCCTAGCTGTGGACAAGGATTCTGTTAGAAAAATTCTAACCAATTCAGCCAAGACTCAGAGACGATCAGAGCTTTTAGTATTTATTCTTGCAAGAAGGAGTCTACATCAACCATGAATCAAGAATGGTATCGTTGTAATACTCAAAGGAGAGAAGTCTCTATGtcttctttatacacacaggagCTCTCCTCCCCTTCGAGCTGATAATCAAAGTCATAGTctaaacatgcatacatgcagcCGGTCTCCttgagtgtctgtctctgtatctgtgtaagaAGAACAATATGCACCGGACAGGAACAATGTGTGCGCCTTGCTGTAGTTCAAGGTATTGTAGGTCAGGCTGCACAAAAGTATAGTAGTAAGGTATATCCATcccattatttttccatcagaTTCACATCAAGATGGCAGACCTGTGATGGAGTTGcttagagaaaaaaatctatatttaaaaTATCAACTGTAAATATTTGAGTTTTCTGTTTGCTACTGCTGCAGTAGGACCTCTGTACAAATGTTATGTTAGTCAGGACCAACCAAGCAGACAAGACAGACTCCTCAATGAGAGGAATGAACCAAACATCACAAACTGAAAACCTAAAACTGGAGATCGAACACAGCTTGGTAACAACTGAATGAAAGGAAAATGCACAGTACATGTGCAATATAAACAGCAGATCACAAGAATGACAAAtctgtcagactgctgaagctaCATGTTAGATATGGGTTGTGATTTTCAAACTTTCGAATAGTCATTAAAGGAGTAAGCGATTTTAATCCAGTACACTTGTCAGATTCAGTGAATATCTCCTCATGGTGCTGTCtatcctgtgtgtgctggaaTAAATTCACGCCACGTGGGTGGCAGCATGACAGTGGCGTATACTCTGAAACATAACTGCATTGTCAGaaatacacaataataatgTGCATCTGGTGCACATAGTTACTGATGTTTAACTCATTGGTTCCTTATCCGACAATCACACAAATTCAGAGCCCTGTCATACAACCTGCATCAAGACCAAGACTGCCGCTCAAAGAGCGAGAGCCCATTCAACACTGCTTTAATTTCTCCTGTTTTCCCTTGCTTTGCTTGAAATGCATGTACCTACTACGTGTTGGTCTAAATAAGCAGCAAGTGATGCAGCTCTAACATATTTAATTGCATTGCTTCTTCTCTGCTCATTACAGTTTTATTACAGTTAATAACCTGTGTTCAGAGCATCTCGGTTACAAACTCACTTAAATCTATTCGATGAAGTATCTAACGAAGGATCGTCCAATGTATCTGTCACAAAATGGACATCAACATACTGGTGGGATCTAGCCACTCATTTCAGTTGAATAGAGAGCTAGCAGAGTTAGCTAAGAGTCAGCACAAGGCTTTTTTCACAATACATCCCAGATGAAATGACTAACACTGAGTATTTTCCCCGGAGCTTCATTTCATTGACTTTGCAAATCATGAAGAGACTTGGAGGCTTTTCTGATCAGCAATGAATAAATATACAGTAGACTGAGAGATCTCACAAGCTCAGTTCTGACAAACATCAGGGACCAATACCAGTTGTTGTAGATGtaaaaggaaacatttacacatatttCATAATGATTCAGaaagtaatttattttgaaagttgaGGATgcctatttttcttttctttcttttctttttttaaataaggttGTATTTAAGAAACTTACACAGAAGTATAGAAGTCACTTTGAAAGGGAAAGCTCCCAGTTAATCACATCACTGACCACAGGTCTGCTCAGAGAAGGAACACGTCACACCATAGATATAGACCGACCCTACATCTGCCATGTTGTACATCCTTACATTTTATTCAGTGGGATGTTATTCTGCAAGAACATAAagattaatcattttaaaaaaacttaattttattagtgtgtttttttaatctccaggaaaaaatgagaaacaaacaaaaatcgaatttatttataaattgtGTAAATTAAACAGGGATGAAATAAAAGTCCTGTTTTTGGTAGACGAGGTACGTCAGACAAATCagataagaagaagaatttagCTCCACATTGATAAGTACTGACAATGAAGATTGTCAGTACTTAGGAACGTAGAAGGAACATAGATCAACCGGTAAATCGAGAGCTTCGCCTTTcagctcagctccttcttcactaTGACGGACCAGTACATCGACCACATTACTGTGGAAGCTGCACCGATCTGCCAGTCAATCTCACACTCCATCCTTCCCCCACTCGCGAACAAGACTGAGAGCatcagttcattcattttctacaccTGTGTGTTCTGTATAGGATTACAGCTTCAGAAAAAGCCTTTCTTGCTGTGTGGAAACTCACATAAAGTGCTAACCACTGAGccacactgcagctttaattgGCCCAGTGTTTCTACTATAATTAACAGCtgcattaaagtttcatttcgTTTTCCATGAAATAAACCAATGTTCTATACTCTTTCAACTGCAATAACACAACTAGATCTACATTATGAATGTTTCAGCCAGCTCTGCAACCAACCACCAAGAGATTCCGGCAATGCAACTCCATCACATCTCCTCTGATAAATCATGCTGTACTGAAGTCAGTGACATTTTACTTTAGTCAGTGACAATAAACTCTCTGGACGAGAAGTAAAAATAGCTCTTATCAAAGTTCTTCACAATTCACAGAATTCCTGCAGCTACACCAAAGACTGGAACTCAGCTAGGAACAATTAGCCACactgactgaaagaaaataagTCCCTCTGTTACCTTCCTCAACACTTCAAACAAAACCAGGTAtaaccaaggggggagttgtaggtttcagcagtgaggatcacttccgcgttcaaaaagctgcagttcctcggctgccgctgggggctggctccagaagtgagcaattctccattgacccccatgttaaaatagccaactttacagcctaaaaaaacatatttacagcctggtacattttttgtttttggtctctgttgatagtttccacctccatgaacactgtggggggggggggggggggggggggttgtaccACAAcagttttagtgttatttaggcttaaaattcttacataaattagggcgtggttacgttgagtgacagccccatagacaggcactggcagttagctctttgctaaagcatcggctgggctaggcggctacagtgtccgtgtttgtttgccaatgttcggataggtttttgtgataatatggcttgttgtagtgtagtatgtactaaccgaccgtctaaggagtctgtattgcagttttttcggtaagtaaatttctcactattttacctggatgtttgcactaattagcatgtaccgacatattttgccgctggcttatgacttatgaccgatttatggtcgctgctgatacagatagaggacggggcagctaatgttaggaacgctgctgcggtgtgttccgtgctctcagagtccgtttattgcgtgagtactaggctacaattttatttcgtctcatttttctgtttaaaaagtctgacattgcatggacagagcagctccgtcagtaagcggtggtgtgctgctgtaactgtaagtggatattgggtggaggcagcggtgaaaactggtaaatattaaacattttaatatattattatcatcattatattTTATCGTTattaatgacaataataataataataataataataataataataataatgtttttaactttgtaatatattttatcaatatgaaataataatgattgtttcacagttaaataacaggctagaaataaatttccccgcacaactccaccaaaccctgcagctccatctaaaacttctctatctgaaacagtcatgtttaaaacacagcagcaacattatgatctctgttgtatgctgtgtgtcgcggttacacggagTCGAGCTGGttgggtcggactcggggactgtcgtgtggtggatgtagctgcttgtagctgccgcttagcttgttagcccaGCTGATttgctgattagccttaggctagctcggttgctccgagctaagtggccagGTTCTCGGccgacccgtagagtaaccgcctcttcgccaaatatggaaagtacactcccactaaaatccaagatggcgcagctcaaatgcccatggtttggtcacaaaaccgactccccgaa contains:
- the vstm2b gene encoding V-set and transmembrane domain-containing protein 2B; translated protein: METTGLYSLLYYFILNSPFITCANAAFTEVPKDVSVGEGEDVEMPCAFKAVSSAPMSLEIQWWYQKEDVPKELPHELQISSLANRAKVAPRGPTKISTVRVQGNAISHRLSLSKVKKEDEGVYECRVSDLWADETQEFTVHATLHVMQGDGMVAEEAVSHIQNRWLLRNAITALGGGTAGRATSDPGQGLMGGPRLGQGKHRVPQQAQPGLLPSMLSTTTSVAKSSASPPPGNTGILRQQHGAGCSVMSTMDPLLCVTLLFLHKLLPFLLAH